The following coding sequences are from one Macaca nemestrina isolate mMacNem1 chromosome 1, mMacNem.hap1, whole genome shotgun sequence window:
- the LOC105499684 gene encoding histone H2A type 3 gives MSGRGKQGGKARAKAKSRSSRAGLQFPVGRVHRLLRKGNYSERVGAGAPVYLAAVLEYLTAEILELAGNAARDNKKTRIIPRHLQLAIRNDEELNKLLGRVTIAQGGVLPNIQAVLLPKKTESHHKAKGK, from the coding sequence ATGTCCGGTCGCGGTAAGCAGGGCGGCAAGGCGCGCGCCAAGGCCAAGTCGCGCTCATCGCGCGCGGGGCTGCAGTTCCCCGTGGGCCGAGTGCACCGGTTGCTCCGCAAGGGCAATTATTCCGAGCGCGTGGGGGCCGGCGCCCCGGTCTATCTGGCCGCGGTGCTGGAGTACCTGACCGCCGAGATTCTGGAGCTTGCCGGCAACGCGGCGCGCGACAACAAGAAGACGCGCATCATCCCGCGCCACCTGCAGCTTGCCATCCGCAACGACGAGGAGCTCAACAAGCTGCTGGGCCGCGTGACCATCGCGCAGGGCGGCGTCCTGCCCAACATCCAGGCCGTGCTGCTGCCCAAGAAGACGGAGAGCCACCACAAGGCCAAGGGCAAGTGA
- the LOC105499683 gene encoding histone H2B type 3-B, translating into MPDPSKSAPAPKKGSKKAVTKAQKKDGKKRKRGRKESYSIYVYKVLKQVHPDTGISSKAMGIMNSFVNDIFERIASEASRLAHYNKRSTITSREVQTAVRLLLPGELAKHAVSEGTKAVTKYTSSK; encoded by the coding sequence ATGCCAGACCCGTCCAAATCGGCTCCTGCGCCCAAGAAGGGTTCTAAAAAGGCCGTCACCAAGGCGCAGAAGAAGGACGGCAAGAAGCGCAAACGCGGCCGCAAGGAGAGCTATTCTATCTACGTGTACAAGGTGCTGAAGCAGGTGCACCCCGACACCGGCATCTCGTCCAAGGCCATGGGCATCATGAACTCCTTCGTCAATGATATCTTCGAGCGCATCGCCAGCGAGGCCTCCCGCCTGGCGCACTACAACAAGCGCTCCACCATCACGTCCCGCGAAGTGCAGACGGCCGTGCGCCTGCTGCTGCCGGGCGAGCTGGCCAAGCACGCTGTGTCCGAGGGCACCAAGGCTGTCACCAAGTACACCAGCTCCAAGTGA
- the LOC105499682 gene encoding H2B.U histone 2 — protein sequence MPEPSRAAPAPKKGSKKAITKAQKKDGKKRKRGRKESYSIYVYKVLKQVHPDTGISSKAMGIMNSFVNDIFERIASEASRLAHYNKRSTITSREVQTAVRLLLPGELAKHAVSEGTKAVTKYTSSK from the coding sequence ATGCCGGAGCCATCGCGGGCGGCTCCGGCTCCTAAAAAGGGCTCCAAGAAGGCCATCACCAAGGCGCAGAAGAAGGACGGCAAGAAGCGCAAACGCGGCCGCAAGGAGAGCTATTCTATCTACGTGTACAAGGTGCTGAAGCAGGTGCACCCCGACACCGGCATCTCGTCCAAGGCCATGGGCATCATGAACTCCTTCGTCAATGATATCTTCGAGCGCATCGCCAGCGAGGCCTCCCGCCTGGCGCACTACAACAAGCGCTCCACCATCACGTCCCGCGAAGTGCAGACGGCCGTGCGCCTGCTGCTGCCGGGCGAGCTGGCCAAGCACGCTGTGTCCGAGGGCACCAAGGCTGTCACCAAGTACACCAGCTCCAAGTGA